A region from the Rhinoderma darwinii isolate aRhiDar2 chromosome 2, aRhiDar2.hap1, whole genome shotgun sequence genome encodes:
- the RDH14 gene encoding retinol dehydrogenase 14 — MAGGTSALMVAAAVALGGGLIFVARRLMSSSSALAAASALMRGKTVIITGANCGIGRATAAELLRQQARVILACRDPERAEEAARELREETGDSGEIVVKQLDLSSLKSVRRFCQEVLREEPALDVLINNAGVFQCPYMKTEDGFEMQFGVNHLGHFLLTHLLLGLMKSSAPSRIVVVSSKLYKYGEINFDDLNSERSYSRSFAYSRSKLANILFTRELARRLEGTGVTVNVLHPGIVRTNLGRHINIPVLVKPLFNVVSWAFFKSPVEGAQTSVFLASSPEVEGVSGKYFGDCKEEDLLPKAMDDLVARKLWDISEVLVGLIK; from the exons ATGGCGGGCGGCACCTCTGCGCTGATGGTAGCGGCGGCCGTAGCGTTGGGCGGCGGGCTCATCTTCGTAGCTCGCCGACTCATGAGTAGCAGCAGCGCCCTGGCTGCGGCCTCCGCTCTTATGCGGGGCAAGACGGTGATCATCACTGGGGCCAACTGCGGTATAGGCCGGGCTACTGCGGCGGAGCTGCTCAGACAGCAGGCCCGGGTCATACTAGCGTGCCGGGACCCGGAGCGTGCGGAGGAGGCAGCGAGGGAACTGCGGGAGGAGACCGGGGACAGCGGGGAGATCGTGGTGAAGCAGCTGGACCTGAGCTCCCTGAAGTCAGTGCGGCGCTTCTGTCAGGAGGTGCTGAGG GAAGAACCTGCACTTGACGTTCTTATCAACAATGCCGGCGTCTTCCAGTGCCCCTATATGAAGACTGAGGATGGCTTTGAGATGCAATTTGGGGTGAACCACCTGGGTCACTTCCTGCTCACTCATCTGCTGCTCGGCCTCATGAAAAGCTCTGCCCCCAGCAGGATTGTGGTCGTCTCCTCGAAGCTTTACAAATACGGAGAAATCAACTTTGACGATTTAAACAGTGAAAGGAGCTACAGCCGAAGCTTTGCCTATAGCCGCAGCAAGCTGGCCAATATCTTGTTCACTAGAGAGCTGGCCAGACGCCTGGAAGGGACCGGCGTCACCGTCAATGTACTTCATCCCGGAATAGTCAGAACCAATTTAGGAAGGCATATTAATATTCCCGTCTTGGTAAAACCCCTATTCAATGTTGTGTCTTGGGCTTTCTTTAAATCCCCTGTGGAAGGAGCTCAGACCTCCGTCTTTTTGGCCTCCTCTCCAGAAGTGGAAGGCGTATCCGGAAAATATTTTGGGGACTGCAAAGAGGAAGATCTTTTACCAAAAGCTATGGATGATTTGGTTGCCAGAAAGCTCTGGGATATAAGTGAAGTTCTGGTTGGACTTATTAAATAG